A part of Antennarius striatus isolate MH-2024 chromosome 21, ASM4005453v1, whole genome shotgun sequence genomic DNA contains:
- the pvalb9 gene encoding parvalbumin 9, with the protein MSLTSILSAEAIDKAIKDCQAPDSFCYKKFFQLCGLSSKTPKEVKDVFEILDDDKSGYIEESELKFFLQRFVPGARVLTEAETKAFISAADDDNDGMIGVEEFRSMVLS; encoded by the exons ATGTCACTCACCTCCATCCTTTCAGCTGAAGCCATCGATAAGGCCATCAAAGATTGTCAAG cTCCGGACTCATTCTGCTACAAGAAGTTCTTCCAGCTGTGCGGCCTGTCTTCAAAGACGCCCAAAGAAGTCAAAGATGTCTTTGAGATCCTTGATGATGACAAAAGTGGCTACATCGAGGAATCTGAACTCAA gttCTTCCTGCAGCGGTTTGTCCCTGGGGCTCGTGTGCTGACCGAAGCAGAAACCAAGGCCTTTATCTCAGCAGCTGATGATGACAACGATGGAATGATTGGAGTTGAGG AATTCCGGTCTATGGTGCTGTCCTAA